A genome region from Anastrepha ludens isolate Willacy chromosome 3, idAnaLude1.1, whole genome shotgun sequence includes the following:
- the LOC128856330 gene encoding uncharacterized protein LOC128856330, with product MSVKIIYSALVLIFIFVLSVNAGCVCHEKGVDYCEKCKAPTFVRPQPRYAYSNPAFDLTPIGGTCSCNKVFVEPAALPKPCGKKPPPPPRYPPCKCRSSQPHSYYSPSPPTPKYSPGGDYYKPAPLPPAPPKPCGCAYVPTVPAYPLPDLTYAKPKSNSIPADPISISLALQANKATAVPEAKLAYGFAKTPIDSLKKITFSKVPEEHLFQLKSEVITLKKPSAAPSPPSEEEEEPEEEEAVESPDESPTLTYHQLGYVPEKFKNPKFRKISSSYSADYYSNEAQPIPDKVRVDCGFRPGRIAEYIKRKNNKHPADNY from the exons atgtcagtgaaaattatatacagtgctttagtactaatttttatttttgtactttcg GTGAATGCTGGTTGTGTTTGCCATGAGAAAGGCGTCGATTATTGTGAAAAATGCAAGGCACCGACATTTGTGCGTCCCCAACCACGTTACGCCTATTCAAATCCGGCTTTCGACCTTACACCTATTGGCGGAACTTGCTCCTGCAACAAAGTATTCGTTGAACCGGCTGCACTGCCCAAGCCATGTGGCAAA AAGCCACCACCGCCACCGAGATATCCCCCATGCAAATGTCGATCATCGCAACCGCATAGCTACTATTCACCGTCACCACCAACGCCTAAATATTCGCCAGGAGGCGACTATTACAAACCAGCTCCGCTACCACCAGCGCCGCCGAAACCTTGCGGTTGCGCTTATGTACCAACAGTGCCGGCTTATCCTCTACCCGA TTTGACCTACGCAAAGCCCAAGAGCAACTCCATACCCGCTGACCCCATTAGCATTAGTCTCGCCTTGCAGGCTAATAAAGCCACAGCGGTACCCGAAGCGAAGTTAGCTTATGGTTTCGCGAAGACGCCAATCGACAGTTTGAAGAAGATTACTTTCTCTAAGGTACCGGAAGAGCATCTTTTCCAATTGAAAAGCGAAGTGATTACGTTGAAGAAGCCTAGTGCTGCACCATCACCTCCctctgaagaagaagaagaacctgAAGAGGAGGAAGCAGTTGAGTCACCAGATGAATCACCCACGCTAACGTACCACCAATTGGGTTATGTGCCAGAAAAGTTCAAGAATCCGAAATTTCGTAAAATCTCTTCAAGTTATAGTGCTGATTATTATTCGAATGAAGCGCAACCAATTCCAGACAAAGTAAGGGTGGATTGTGGTTTTAGACCTGGACGCATTGCGGAGTACATCAAGCGAAAAAACAATAAGCATCCCGCTGACAACTATTAG